In the Gossypium raimondii isolate GPD5lz chromosome 9, ASM2569854v1, whole genome shotgun sequence genome, one interval contains:
- the LOC105799048 gene encoding probable phospholipid-transporting ATPase 4, with amino-acid sequence MAKGKIRAKIKRSQLYTFACGRKSTQEAVPFVEGAGCSRTVHCNQPHMHRKRPLKYRSNYISTTKYNFLSFLPKSLYEQFHRVANLYFLAAAVLSLTPLSPFSAVSMIAPLAFVVGLSMAKEGLEDWRRFMQDMNVNSRKVKFHKEGGVFEFKQWQQIEVGDVVRVEKDEFFPADLLLLSSSYEDGICYVETMNLDGETNLKVKRAMDVTLSLEEDEDFKNFTGLIKCEDPNPSLYTFVGNLDYDRQTYSLEPAQVLLRDSKLRNTGFVYGVVIFTGFDTKVMQNSTKSPSKRSRIEKKMDYIIYVLFSLLLVISLISSLGFALKTKFHMPNWWYMRPDDTEQFYNPKEPFISGLSHLVTALILYGYLIPISLYVSIEVVKVLQATFINQDLQMYDDDTGIPAQARTSNLNEELGQVDTILSDKTGTLTCNQMDFLKCSIAGTAYGVRASEVERAAAQQMANDLEQDGRQSSVSSKRSKQDIELETVVTSKDGKDNKPPIKFFSFEDDRMTEGNWRKEPNVDMIILFCRILAVCHTAIPELNEETGTYAYEAESPDEGAFLVAAREFGFEFFKRTQTSVFVRERYIGSGQTTEREYKILNLLEFTSKRKRMTVIVRDEEGQIILMCKGADSIIFDRLAKKGKTYLEDTTKHLNIYGEAGLRTLALAYRKLEESEYSAWNNEFQKAKTSIGADRDTNLEKVAEMMEKELTLVGATAVEDKLQKGVPQCIDKLAQAGLKLWVLTGDKMETAINIGFACSLLREGMKQICITTLDSESKEAIKENILTQVNNGSQMIKLEKDPYAAFALIIDGKTLAYALEEDMKFLFLGLAVDCASVICCRVSPKQKALVTRLVKEGTGKVTLGIGDGANDVGMIQEADIGVGISGVEGMQAVMASDFSVSQFRFLERLLVVHGHWCYKRIAQMVCYFFYKNIAFGLTLFYFEAFTGFSGQSVYDDWYMILFNVVLTSLPVISLGVFEQDVSSDVCLEFPTLYQQGPRNLFFDWYRILGWMGNGLYSSLVIFFLNIVIFYDQAYRAEGQTTDMSILGTIMFTCIICALNFQVSLIMTHYTWMQHVLIWFSIVAWFIFLFIYGMLPPKISHSAYQILTEALASAPVYWITTLLVTIACTLPYLAHMSLQRCFNPMDHHVIQEIKYLKKDVSDQVMWRREKTKAREKTKIGFTARVDALIRSLRGKLNKKTHSIESNKSYPPS; translated from the exons ATGGCTAAGGGTAAGATTAGAGCTAAGATCAAGCGGAGTCAACTCTATACATTCGCATGTGGGAGAAAGTCTACTCAAGAGGCAGTGCCATTTGTAGAAGGGGCTGGATGCTCACGAACTGTACATTGTAACCAACCTCATATGCACAGGAAAAGACCTTTAAAGTATCGATCAAATTACATATCGACGACCAAGTataattttctctctttcttacCAAAATCTTTGTATGAACAATTCCACCGAGTGGCCAATTTGTACTTCCTTGCAGCTGCAGTTCTTTCACTTACACCCCTTTCGCCATTTTCTGCTGTGAGCATGATTGCTCCCTTGGCCTTTGTTGTAGGGCTTAGCATGGCAAAGGAAGGTTTAGAGGATTGGCGAAGGTTTATGCAAGATATGAATGTTAATAGTCGGaaagtaaaatttcataaaGAGGGAGGCGTTTTTGAGTTTAAGCAGTGGCAGCAGATTGAGGTTGGAGACGTGGTGAGAGTGGAGAAGGATGAATTTTTTCCAGCAGATCTGCTACTCTTGTCATCAAGTTATGAGGACGGGATTTGCTATGTGGAGACTATGAATTTAGATGGTGAGACAAACTTGAAGGTAAAGAGAGCTATGGATGTAACATTGTCTTTGGAAGAAGATGAGGATTTCAAGAACTTCACAGGattaattaaatgtgaagaTCCCAACCCTAGCCTTTACACCTTTGTTGGTAATTTAGATTATGATCGTCAAACTTATTCTCTTGAACCTGCACAAGTTCTCCTTAGAGATTCGAAGTTGCGCAATACAGGTTTCGTCTATGGTGTTGTGATTTTCACTGGTTTTGATACCAAAGTCATGCAGAATTCCACAAAGTCCCCTTCAAAGAGGAGcagaatagaaaagaaaatggattacATAATATATGTTCTTTTCAGCCTCCTTCTGGTAATCTCATTGATCAGCTCTTTAGGCTTTGCTTTGAAAACAAAGTTCCACATGCCAAACTGGTGGTATATGCGGCCCGATGATACAGAGCAATTCTATAATCCCAAAGAGCCTTTTATATCAGGGCTTAGCCATTTGGTCACTGCCCTCATCCTTTATGGTTATTTGATACCTATTTCACTTTACGTTTCAATTGAGGTGGTGAAGGTTTTGCAAGCAACCTTTATTAATCAAGACTTACAGATGTATGATGATGACACTGGGATTCCTGCGCAGGCTCGGACATCAAATCTAAATGAGGAGTTGGGCCAAGTAGATACAATCCTTTCTGATAAAACAGGCACTTTGACATGCAATCAGATGGATTTTCTCAAATGTTCTATTGCTGGTACTGCATATGGTGTGCGCGCTAGTGAAGTTGAACGGGCTGCTGCACAACAGATGGCTAATGACCTTGAGCAGGATGGGAGACAATCATCTGTTTCCAGCAAAAGAAGCAAGCAAGATATTGAATTGGAGACTGTTGTTACTTCCAAAGATGGAAAGGATAATAAACCTCCCATCAAATTTTTTAGCTTTGAGGATGACCGCATGACGGAAGGGAACTGGAGGAAAGAGCCAAATGTTgatatgattatattattttgccGAATATTAGCAGTTTGTCACACTGCTATCCCTGAGCTGAATGAAGAGACTGGCACTTATGCATATGAAGCAGAGTCGCCTGATGAAGGAGCATTTCTTGTTGCAGCCAGGGAATTTGGTTTTGAGTTTTTCAAAAGAACTCAAACAAGTGTTTTTGTCCGTGAAAGATATATAGGTTCAGGACAAACAACCGAGAG GGAGTACAAAATTCTAAACTTGTTGGAATTTACTAGCAAAAGAAAGCGGATGACAGTAATTGTGAGGGATGAAGAAGGGCAGATTATTCTAATGTGTAAAGGTGCTGACAG CATTATTTTTGACCGATTAGCAAAGAAGGGGAAAACGTATCTGGAAGATACTACTAAGCATTTGAATATTTATGGAGAAGCTGGATTGCGTACATTGGCACTGGCTTATAGAAAGCTTGAGGAGTCTGAGTACTCTGCATGGAACAATGAATTTCAGAAGGCAAAAACTTCTATTGGGGCTGATAGAGACACAAATCTTGAAAAGGTGGCAGAGATGATGGAGAAGGAGTTGACTCTCGTTGGTGCTACTGCTGTGGAAGACAAATTGCAGAAGGGG GTACCCCAATGTATAGATAAACTTGCACAAGCGGGTCTAAAGCTCTGGGTTTTGACAGGGGACAAGATGGAAACTGCTATAAATATAGG GTTTGCTTGCAGTCTGCTAAGAGAAGGCATGAAGCAGATCTGTATTACTACACTTGATTCAGAGTCCAAGGAG GCAATTAAGGAGAATATATTGACGCAAGTTAACAATGGTTCACAAATGATCAAACTAGAAAAAGATCCATATGCTGCATTCGCATTGATCATTGATGGGAAGACTCTTGCATATGCCTTGGAGGAAGATATGAAGTTTCTATTCTTAGGCTTAGCTGTTGATTGTGCATCGGTCATATGCTGTCGTGTATCTCCCAAGCAGAAGGCACTA GTTACAAGATTAGTAAAAGAAGGAACTGGTAAAGTCACTCTAGGAATTGGTGATGGTGCAAACGATGTTGGAATGATTCAAGAAGCTGACATTGGAGTTGGCATCAGTGGTGTGGAAGGTATGCAG GCTGTAATGGCCAGTGACTTCTCTGTCTCCCAATTTCGTTTCTTGGAAAGACTTCTCGTTGTTCATGGACACTGGTGCTATAAGAGGATTGCACAAATG GTTTGCTATTTCTTCTACAAGAATATAGCATTTGGCCTCACCCTCTTCTACTTTGAGGCATTCACCGGCTTTTCTGGACAATCAGTTTATGACGACTGGTACATGATATTATTCAACGTTGTTCTTACTTCATTGCCTGTAATCTCACTAGGAGTTTTTGAGCAAGATGTTTCTTCTGACGTCTGCTTAGAG TTTCCCACATTGTATCAGCAAGGACCTAGAAATCTGTTTTTTGACTGGTATAGGATACTTGGATGGATGGGCAACGGTCTATATTCCTCTCTCGTCATTTTCTTCCTCAACATCGTCATCTTCTACGACCAAGCTTACCGTGCCGAAGGACAGACTACCGACATGTCTATCTTGGGTACGATAATGTTCACTTGCATCATTTGCGCTCTCAATTTCCAGGTCTCTCTCATAATGACCCACTATACATGGATGCAACACGTCTTAATCTGGTTCAGCATTGTCGCTTggtttatatttcttttcatttacgGCATGCTACCTCCGAAGATTTCCCATAGTGCGTACCAAATTCTCACGGAAGCCCTCGCCTCTGCGCCTGTCTATTGGATAACCACCCTCTTAGTTACAATTGCTTGTACTCTCCCATACCTTGCTCATATGTCTTTGCAAAGATGTTTCAACCCAATGGATCATCATGTCATCCAAGAGATCAAGTACTTGAAGAAAGATGTCAGTGATCAAGTCATGTGGCGTAGGGAGAAAACGAAGGCAAGAGAGAAGACGAAGATCGGTTTCACCGCCCGAGTCGATGCACTGATCCGGAGTCTTAGAGGGAAGTTGAATAAAAAAACACATTCTATTGAATCCAACAAATCTTACCCTCCTTCATAA
- the LOC105799049 gene encoding LOW QUALITY PROTEIN: protein ROOT HAIR DEFECTIVE 3 (The sequence of the model RefSeq protein was modified relative to this genomic sequence to represent the inferred CDS: substituted 1 base at 1 genomic stop codon) → MDHLVLKLTRKNAESEECCSTQVINGDGSFNDEGIDHFVKEIKLAECGLSYAVVSIMGPQSSGKSTLLNHLFHTNFREMDAFMGRSQTTKGIWIAKCAGLEPCTLVMDLEGTDGRERGEDDTAFEKQSALFALAVSDIVLINMWCHDIGREQAANKPLLKTVFQVEVVALSSYEGKEELFKEQVANLRQRFFHSIAPGGIAGDRRGAVPASGFSFSAQHIWKVIKENKDLDLPAHKVMVATVRCEEIASEKYTSFTSNENWHSLEEAVKSGPVAGFGKKLNSILYTSLSEYDAEATYFDEGVRSAKRKHLEEKLLQLVQPAYQSMLGHLRIETLEKFKEAFDKALKGDEGFSVAACKCIKTYMASFDAGYADAAVELANWDSSKIRDKLRRDINDHVASVRAAKLSELTSSYEAKLNEALSGPVEALLDGANKETWPLIRKLLQRETESILSGLSTALPGFDMDEQTQKKTLTSLENHARGVVEGKAKEEAGRVLIRMKDRFSTLFNHDSESMPRVWTGKEDVRSITKTAHSAALKLLSVMAAIRLDDNVDNIENTLCSALLDTKGIASVTKWGSTTSDPLASSTWDKVPPNKILITPVQCKILWRQYRAETEYCVTQAISAQEANKRSNNWLPPPWAIVALIILGFNEFLTLLRNPLYVGIIFVGYLMLKALWVQLDISGEFSHGVLPGIISLSTKFIPTIMSLLKKLAEEGQAAANNNPQSTNASASKSLPNTSPPLLTASSTVTSSANGTKEEXSPTYFIYIYYICYSDLNMLDTWARPTDGLLDCNVDAYNASTFAAIVRDSNGL, encoded by the exons ATGGatcatttagttttaaaattaacaagGAAAAATG CTGAGAGTGAAGAATGTTGTTCAACTCAAGTTATCAACGGAGATGGTTCATTCAATGATGAGGGAATTGATCATTTTGTCAAGGAAATAAAACTTGCTGAATGTGGGTTGTCATATGCTGTGGTTTCCATCATGGGACCGCAAAGTAGCG GTAAAAGCACACTGTTAAACCATTTGTTTCACACAAATTTCAGGGAAATGGATGCATTTATGGGAAG GTCTCAAACCACTAAAGGTATTTGGATAGCAAAATGCGCTGGTCTAGAGCCTTGCACCCTAGTAATGGATTTGGAGGGCACCGATGGAAGAGAACGTGGAGAG GATGACACAGCATTTGAGAAACAAAGTGCGCTTTTTGCACTGGCAGTTTCAGATATAGTACTGATAAACAT GTGGTGTCATGATATTGGTCGCGAGCAAGCAGCTAATAAACCTCTTTTGAAAACTGTATTCCAG GTTGAGGTTGTTGCACTTTCTAGTTATGAAGGAAAGGAAGAGCTGTTTAAGGAGCAG GTGGCTAATTTGAGACAACGATTCTTCCACTCTATTGCACCCGGGGGGATTGCAGGAGATCGGAGGGGAGCAGTACCGGCTTCAGGGTTCTCTTTTAGTGCACAACATATCTGGAAAGTCATTAAGGAGAATAAGGACCTTGATCTTCCAGCCCATAAG GTCATGGTGGCTACGGTACGCTGTGAAGAAATTGCCAGTGAAAAGTACACTAGTTTTACATCAAATGAG AATTGGCATTCGTTGGAAGAAGCTGTAAAATCTGGTCCCGTTGCTGGCTTTGGGAAGAAGCTAAATTCAATTCTCTACACTTCTCTATCAGA ATATGATGCAGAAGCCACATATTTTGATGAAGGTGTGAGATCTGCAAAGCGAAAGCACCTTGAAGAAAAACTGCTCCAA CTTGTCCAACCAGCCTACCAATCCATGCTAGGACATTTAAGGATCGAAACTCTTGAAAAATTTAAGGAAGCATTTGATAAGGCTTTGAAAGGAGATGAGGGGTTCTCAGTGGCTGCTTGCAAGTGCATTAAAACTTACATGGCTTCATTTGATGCAGGATATGCAG ATGCTGCTGTTGAGCTAGCAAATTGGGATTCCTCCAAAATCAGGGATAAGCTACGTCGTGACATTAATGATCATGTTGCTTCTGTTCGAGCTGCCAAGCTTTCAGAGCTTACGTCTTCCTATGAG GCAAAGCTGAATGAGGCATTATCTGGACCTGTTGAAGCACTCTTAGATGGAGCTAATAAGGAAACCTGGCCATTGATAAGGAAACTTCTGCAGCGTGAAACCGAATCAATTCTCTCTGGACTGTCCACTGCTCTCCCTGGTTTTGACATGGATGAACAAACCCAGAAGAAGACTCTAACGAGTCTAGAGAATCATGCGAGAGGTGTGGTTGAAGGGAAAGCAAAAGAAGAAGCAGGAAGGGTATTAATCCGTATGAAGGACAG GTTTTCTACATTATTTAATCACGATTCTGAATCAATGCCACGGGTTTGGACCGGGAAAGAAGATGTTCGATCCATCACTAAAACAGCTCACTCTGCA GCCTTAAAGTTGCTATCTGTTATGGCTGCAATCCGGTTGGATGATAATGTCGATAACATTGAGAATACACTTTGTTCTGCCTTGTTGGATACCAAAGGCATTGCTTCTGTGACTAAATGGGGCAGTACAACATCTGATCCATTGGCCTCTAGCACTTGGGATAAG GTTCCACCCAACAAGATATTAATCACACCTGTCCAGTGCAAGATTTTATGGCGGCAATACCGGGCAGAGACAGAGTACTGTGTCACTCAGGCCATTTCTGCTCAG GAAGCCAACAAGCGTAGCAACAACTGGTTACCACCTCCATGGGCAATTGTTGCTTTGATCATCTTgggatttaatgaatttttgacTCTTCTAAG AAACCCTTTGTATGTGGGTATCATCTTTGTTGGTTACCTTATGCTGAAAGCTCTCTGGGTGCAGCTCGACATTTCTGGTGAATTCAGCCATGGTGTT TTACCTGGGATAATTTCCCTATCAACCAAGTTCATTCCCACGATTATGAGCCTTCTGAAAAAATTAGCAGAGGAAGGGCAAGCAGCAGCAAATAACAACCCTCAATCAACCAATGCTTCAGCATCTAAGAGCTTGCCAAACACTTCTCCTCCATTACTCACTGCTTCCTCTACAGTAACTTCATCAGCAAACGGTACCAAAGAAGAATAATCACCAacttatttcatatatatatactatatatgtTATTCCGACTTGAATATGTTGGATACG TGGGCGAGACCAACGGATGGGTTACTAGACTGTAACGTGGATGCTTATAACGCTTCTACTTTTGCGGCTATTGTGCGTGATAGTAATGGGCTTTGA